In Methanobacterium paludis, the following proteins share a genomic window:
- a CDS encoding glycosyltransferase family 2 protein: MKEPKVSILILNWNGWKDTIECLESLSQISYQNYSVTVVDNSSNDDSVDKIINYCNGHIKIKSKFFRYKNDNKPFKVVKFNKKDIENPKNYLNIKNMVKNVYKNNNITIIKNKNNYGFAEGNNIGIRFVLDYMNPDYILLLNNDTVVDENFLCELVEIGESNQFNGIIGPKTYYYHNPTVLQSTSIRLNVLKNKFIITGDGEVDKGQCNSIMKTDYVPGSCILIKKIVLETVGLLNSDYFCYWEETELCFRAKKSGFNCIYSPKSCIWHKVSAAADSQTKIYLMTRNKFWFMEKQDKVLLISSLFYFFLFEIWYKIAVCLFYHKDLKLLKSFLAGFIDGIR, translated from the coding sequence ATGAAAGAACCAAAAGTTTCAATATTGATCCTTAACTGGAATGGCTGGAAAGATACTATAGAATGTCTTGAGTCACTTTCTCAGATTAGTTACCAGAATTATTCCGTTACAGTTGTGGATAATTCATCTAACGATGATTCAGTAGATAAGATAATAAACTATTGTAATGGGCATATAAAGATAAAATCCAAATTTTTCAGGTATAAAAATGATAACAAACCATTTAAAGTAGTAAAATTCAATAAAAAAGATATTGAGAATCCTAAAAACTATTTAAATATCAAAAATATGGTTAAAAATGTATACAAAAATAATAATATCACAATAATAAAAAATAAAAATAATTATGGTTTTGCAGAGGGAAATAACATTGGCATTCGATTTGTTTTAGATTATATGAATCCAGACTACATTTTACTCCTTAACAACGACACAGTGGTCGATGAAAATTTTTTATGTGAACTGGTAGAAATAGGAGAATCAAACCAATTTAACGGCATAATTGGCCCCAAAACATATTATTACCATAATCCTACTGTTTTACAGTCCACATCTATACGTTTAAACGTTTTAAAGAATAAATTTATTATAACAGGGGATGGGGAAGTAGATAAGGGGCAATGTAATTCTATTATGAAAACTGACTATGTTCCAGGCTCCTGTATCCTGATTAAAAAAATTGTTTTAGAGACTGTAGGATTACTCAACAGCGATTATTTCTGTTACTGGGAAGAGACAGAATTATGTTTCAGGGCAAAAAAATCCGGTTTTAACTGTATTTACAGCCCAAAATCTTGTATATGGCATAAAGTTTCAGCTGCAGCTGACAGTCAAACCAAGATTTATCTCATGACAAGAAACAAATTCTGGTTTATGGAAAAACAGGATAAGGTCCTACTAATCTCCTCGCTTTTTTATTTTTTCCTATTTGAAATATGGTACAAAATAGCAGTTTGTTTATTTTACCATAAAGATTTAAAATTATTAAAATCATTTTTAGCAGGTTTTATAGATGGTATTAGATAG
- a CDS encoding glycosyltransferase family 2 protein: MTHITAILPAYNEQVSIGSTVLSAKKHVNRVIVVDDGSTDNTAYIADMAGAEVIKHLENLGKGAALKTGFDAVNGSDIIVTVDADGQHSPSQIPLLIEPIINGEADVVNGSRYLNGGEKNTPKYRRVGQSVLDIATNINGRTHITDSQSGFRAFAVHSIPAFRFRQMGFGIESEMLTEASNAGLRIKEVEIGVRYDVANNKRNPISHGVGVLIKVINDMEFNRPLYYFTMPGLILILIGLVAGLIFFGDYLGGESRSLAPTVVAGLICITGIFISFTGIILDTMTRMINYNLNNK, from the coding sequence ATGACACATATAACAGCAATATTACCTGCATACAACGAACAGGTATCGATCGGAAGTACTGTTTTAAGTGCAAAAAAACATGTAAACCGTGTAATAGTGGTTGATGACGGAAGTACTGACAATACTGCATACATAGCAGATATGGCAGGAGCAGAGGTTATAAAGCACCTTGAAAACCTGGGAAAGGGTGCAGCCCTCAAAACTGGTTTTGACGCAGTTAATGGTTCAGATATCATTGTTACTGTGGATGCCGACGGCCAGCACAGCCCTTCACAGATACCATTACTCATAGAACCTATAATCAACGGGGAAGCAGACGTTGTAAACGGTAGTAGATACCTTAATGGGGGAGAAAAAAACACTCCAAAGTACAGGAGGGTGGGTCAAAGCGTGCTAGATATAGCAACTAACATAAACGGCAGAACCCATATAACTGACAGCCAAAGCGGTTTCAGAGCCTTCGCAGTACATTCAATTCCCGCATTCAGGTTTCGGCAAATGGGTTTCGGCATTGAAAGTGAGATGTTAACAGAAGCTTCAAATGCAGGTCTAAGGATAAAAGAAGTGGAAATAGGTGTCAGGTACGACGTGGCCAACAACAAAAGAAACCCGATAAGCCACGGTGTAGGTGTTTTAATTAAGGTAATTAACGACATGGAATTCAACAGACCGCTCTACTACTTCACAATGCCCGGACTCATACTGATCTTAATAGGATTAGTAGCAGGTCTGATCTTCTTTGGGGATTATCTGGGCGGGGAAAGCAGAAGCCTGGCACCAACAGTTGTTGCTGGTTTGATCTGCATAACCGGTATTTTCATATCATTTACAGGAATAATACTGGACACCATGACGAGAATGATCAACTACAACCTGAATAATAAATGA
- a CDS encoding flippase: protein MGTAKKIAKNTSLLLISQVLSYAMGFIYTIYMARYLGVENFGIFSFALALSSVLGIFTDLGLNTLMTREIARDRSKTSEYINNIFSIKLVLATLLLILTVLILNLTYNSTTEVFVIYFIVLSFVFSTFSLMFYAMFQGYEILKYQSIAVILNSSLMLIGVFLAMAFKFNVIGFAFIYSVVSGLTLIYNLRISSNNFVFPKFEVNWDFWRSVIGLSLQFGLIGVFATVYVWIDSIMLFFMQGNIAVGLYNAAYRIIIILLFIPNVINVAVFPVMSRFYVSSNKPISKIFEKYFKLMLIIGIPMGLGVSILSSNIINILFGNNYSGAANALQILIWATVFTFLNATIIQLYQSTNKQMVITKITGLCMLENIALNLVFIPKFSYIAASFNTVITEFTVLILLILVLSKGTYRNTIIKKNILNNMLKIILSSAVMGLSVWYFKNLNLLIPIIAGIIIYFACLYVTRVVNKDDITILTNIWR, encoded by the coding sequence ATGGGCACGGCAAAAAAAATAGCAAAAAATACGAGTTTACTCTTAATCTCCCAGGTTCTAAGTTATGCCATGGGATTTATTTATACAATATACATGGCCCGTTATTTGGGTGTGGAAAACTTTGGAATATTCTCCTTTGCCCTTGCACTTTCAAGTGTGCTTGGAATATTCACAGATTTAGGTTTAAACACATTGATGACACGAGAAATAGCCAGAGACCGATCTAAAACCTCAGAGTATATAAACAACATTTTTTCTATCAAACTGGTTCTTGCTACATTACTCCTGATTTTAACGGTTTTGATATTAAACTTGACATATAATTCAACTACAGAAGTATTTGTCATTTACTTCATTGTTTTGTCCTTTGTTTTCTCAACATTTTCATTGATGTTCTATGCAATGTTCCAAGGATATGAAATCCTTAAATACCAATCCATAGCGGTTATTCTTAATAGTTCATTAATGTTGATAGGTGTTTTTCTTGCTATGGCATTTAAATTTAATGTTATTGGATTTGCATTTATTTATTCTGTTGTTTCAGGACTTACATTGATTTATAATTTGAGGATATCATCTAATAACTTTGTTTTTCCAAAATTTGAGGTAAACTGGGATTTCTGGAGATCTGTGATCGGACTGTCACTGCAGTTTGGATTGATAGGAGTTTTTGCCACTGTGTATGTCTGGATAGATTCCATAATGCTATTTTTTATGCAGGGAAACATTGCAGTAGGACTTTATAATGCAGCATACAGAATTATAATCATCCTATTATTCATCCCCAACGTTATAAATGTTGCAGTTTTCCCTGTAATGTCCAGATTTTATGTTTCATCAAATAAACCAATCAGCAAAATTTTTGAAAAATATTTTAAATTAATGTTAATTATAGGTATTCCAATGGGATTAGGAGTAAGTATCTTATCCAGTAATATAATCAATATATTATTTGGAAATAATTATTCAGGAGCTGCTAATGCACTCCAAATTTTAATATGGGCCACTGTTTTTACATTTTTAAACGCAACCATTATACAGCTCTACCAATCCACAAACAAACAGATGGTTATAACAAAAATAACAGGACTGTGTATGCTAGAAAATATAGCACTTAATCTAGTATTCATTCCTAAATTCAGTTATATAGCTGCAAGTTTCAATACGGTAATTACAGAATTCACAGTTTTAATTTTACTCATTTTAGTTTTAAGTAAAGGTACTTATCGTAATACCATAATAAAAAAGAATATTTTAAATAATATGTTAAAAATAATTTTATCAAGTGCAGTCATGGGATTATCTGTGTGGTATTTCAAAAATTTAAATTTGTTAATACCAATTATAGCGGGCATAATTATATATTTTGCATGTTTATACGTAACCAGAGTGGTAAACAAGGACGATATTACAATATTGACCAATATTTGGAGATGA
- a CDS encoding FIST signal transduction protein, with product MKFGIGFSSKEDSKSAAVEAINTALKSFRVFEDPVFSMIFTTAGYDQEAVVKTAKELLGNSKFAGICGGGILTSHGMLDQGVGVLTVAGKLKAETTLQICGNTDPREVGETAGRDLLKSGISEGTVFIFPESLSKNISEMITGLYNIMGPDYTYVGGGSGDNFNSKNSYQFTDEGAEEGALAVALVDGLSIKTCLGHGWKPKMVPLIMNQVHDKRIFEINGRTAWDIYCEEADAFNPYELKKYGIPNPLGFPDLSGNYLIRDPIEINPDGSMDFITEISRYSVGYLMEADLEAILQNTREVALRTLKSGKKPSFVLVFNCLFRYNIVNREFKEEFDVLKDVFGEDVPIFGVLTFGEVGSYFDVPILQNKSLIITAVYDDMGD from the coding sequence TTGAAGTTTGGAATCGGTTTCAGCTCAAAAGAAGATTCAAAATCTGCAGCAGTTGAAGCAATTAATACAGCCTTAAAAAGTTTTAGAGTTTTTGAAGACCCTGTTTTTTCAATGATATTCACAACCGCTGGTTACGACCAGGAAGCTGTGGTTAAAACAGCAAAGGAACTTCTTGGAAACTCCAAGTTTGCAGGTATCTGTGGAGGTGGTATTTTAACATCCCATGGAATGCTGGATCAGGGTGTTGGTGTCCTGACGGTTGCAGGTAAACTAAAAGCTGAAACAACCCTCCAAATATGTGGAAATACCGATCCACGGGAGGTTGGTGAGACTGCAGGAAGAGACCTTCTAAAAAGTGGTATTTCAGAGGGTACTGTTTTTATCTTTCCTGAAAGTCTTTCAAAAAATATTTCAGAAATGATAACAGGTCTCTACAACATCATGGGACCTGATTACACCTACGTTGGAGGAGGTTCAGGTGACAACTTCAACTCCAAAAATTCATACCAGTTCACAGATGAAGGTGCAGAGGAGGGAGCCCTTGCAGTTGCCCTTGTGGACGGCCTGTCCATAAAAACATGTTTGGGTCATGGATGGAAGCCCAAGATGGTGCCCCTGATTATGAACCAGGTTCACGATAAAAGAATTTTCGAAATCAACGGAAGAACAGCATGGGATATTTACTGTGAAGAAGCTGACGCATTCAATCCCTATGAACTCAAAAAGTACGGCATACCCAATCCACTGGGCTTTCCTGATCTTTCAGGTAACTACCTGATAAGGGATCCAATAGAGATAAACCCCGACGGTAGTATGGATTTCATAACAGAGATCTCAAGGTACTCTGTGGGTTACCTGATGGAGGCAGATCTTGAAGCTATTCTTCAAAACACAAGGGAAGTTGCACTACGTACACTCAAATCTGGTAAAAAGCCAAGTTTTGTACTGGTATTCAACTGTCTTTTCCGTTACAACATTGTGAACAGGGAATTTAAAGAAGAATTTGATGTTTTAAAGGATGTTTTTGGGGAAGATGTTCCGATATTTGGAGTTTTAACCTTTGGAGAGGTGGGCAGTTACTTTGATGTGCCCATACTGCAGAACAAATCATTAATAATAACCGCAGTGTACGATGATATGGGGGATTGA
- a CDS encoding CatB-related O-acetyltransferase produces MLKTIIKSVRRDKLKRKNVIIGKYTYGNPKIFMWTDKYVVKIGNFCSIAKNCVIIVDGNHRMNLITTYPLKEKFMKEECSKYPLGKGKGIKIGNDVWIGLNVTILPGVEIGDGAIIGAGSMVTKNVGDYEIVAGNPTKHIKYRFNEKQRKALKKIAWWNWDIEQIRENADMIQSSEIDEFIDEFYD; encoded by the coding sequence ATGCTGAAAACAATCATTAAATCCGTTAGAAGAGATAAATTAAAAAGGAAAAACGTAATCATAGGTAAGTACACATATGGAAATCCTAAAATTTTCATGTGGACAGATAAATATGTGGTTAAAATAGGGAATTTCTGTTCAATAGCTAAAAATTGTGTTATAATAGTGGATGGAAACCATAGAATGAATTTGATAACAACATATCCTCTCAAAGAAAAATTTATGAAGGAAGAATGTTCAAAATATCCTCTTGGTAAAGGAAAGGGTATTAAAATAGGTAATGATGTCTGGATCGGTTTGAATGTTACTATTTTACCAGGTGTTGAGATAGGTGATGGTGCAATTATTGGAGCCGGTTCTATGGTGACTAAAAATGTTGGAGATTATGAGATAGTGGCAGGTAATCCTACAAAACATATAAAATATCGTTTTAATGAAAAACAGAGGAAAGCACTTAAAAAAATAGCATGGTGGAATTGGGATATAGAACAGATCAGAGAAAATGCAGATATGATTCAATCATCCGAAATTGATGAGTTTATTGATGAGTTTTATGATTAA
- a CDS encoding methyltransferase domain-containing protein yields MRESVKELVKIFSEKYPIKEPVFEFGSFQVPEQKDFADMRHIFPGKTYFGCDMRSGPGVDLILDLHNIDLSSKSAGTVLILDTFEHVEYPRKAIKEVYRIMKSDGIVLITSVMNFPIHEHPSDYWRFTPEGFKSLLEDFKFKYVDFVGNELFPHTVVGIGAKDLSYNYYLDSFKEDIISWKEKWKVSPYEESQLNFYSLMKSGIKNPDKIPDFLKEKIFRKL; encoded by the coding sequence ATGAGAGAATCTGTGAAGGAACTTGTGAAAATTTTTTCAGAAAAATACCCTATTAAAGAACCTGTTTTTGAATTTGGCTCATTTCAAGTACCTGAACAAAAAGATTTTGCAGATATGCGCCATATTTTTCCTGGAAAAACATATTTTGGTTGTGATATGAGATCAGGACCTGGAGTTGATCTTATTCTTGATCTTCATAACATAGATCTAAGTTCAAAATCAGCAGGCACAGTGCTGATACTGGACACATTTGAACATGTTGAATATCCCAGAAAGGCCATCAAAGAAGTGTACAGAATAATGAAATCAGACGGAATCGTCCTGATAACATCAGTTATGAACTTTCCTATCCATGAACATCCATCAGATTACTGGCGTTTTACTCCAGAAGGATTTAAGAGCCTTTTAGAGGATTTCAAATTTAAATACGTGGATTTTGTAGGAAATGAACTTTTCCCACATACTGTAGTAGGGATAGGGGCAAAAGATTTAAGTTACAACTATTATCTGGACAGTTTCAAAGAGGACATTATATCATGGAAAGAAAAGTGGAAAGTATCACCCTATGAAGAGTCCCAATTGAATTTTTATTCATTGATGAAATCCGGCATTAAAAACCCAGATAAAATACCTGATTTCTTGAAAGAAAAAATTTTCAGGAAGCTATGA
- a CDS encoding sensor histidine kinase, giving the protein MDEPDRQRNLSGKNKEQADLSKQDKPSQKQVISKEDEPSQKQAVSNEDKSPKKWNVSKGNKSSGRQIVSDGDNSSKEQIVSKRDKSSKEQLTPSERESGKRLLSELSVIYSISSLSSFHREEELLHATVNMATLLLGVRYFGLVALCGDGYHVMASSGFKDPALLIKKIEEGKPNQFLFSFNCEKPMILFMERNNSITDRERRVYTIFANGIQTALSNAFTLKEKEKAEKELKTSLNEKELLLKEIHHRVKNNMQIISSMLSLQSNYVEGEAVNVLKESQNRVKSMAIIHEKLYQSNDLTHINFKEYIESLLYYLSDSYTGNSGAVTIKLGVEEIFLGIETAVPLGLIINELVSNSLKYAFPHGEGEITLKLHRRPEGFELQISDNGIGMPEEIDFTTTESLGLQLVSALVNQLDGTVKLKRENGTCYQIKFKELKYKDRI; this is encoded by the coding sequence GTGGATGAACCGGACCGGCAAAGAAATCTTTCAGGGAAAAATAAGGAACAGGCGGATCTTTCGAAGCAAGATAAGCCCTCCCAGAAACAAGTTATTTCAAAGGAGGATGAACCCTCCCAGAAACAGGCTGTTTCAAATGAAGATAAGTCCCCTAAGAAATGGAATGTTTCAAAGGGGAACAAGTCATCTGGAAGGCAGATTGTTTCAGATGGGGATAATTCCTCCAAGGAACAAATTGTTTCAAAGAGGGATAAATCATCCAAAGAACAACTAACTCCTTCAGAGAGGGAATCAGGAAAAAGACTTCTTTCAGAACTCTCAGTTATCTACAGTATCTCTTCACTATCTTCTTTTCACCGGGAAGAAGAGCTGCTGCATGCAACTGTAAACATGGCAACTCTACTTCTGGGTGTTCGCTACTTTGGACTTGTCGCACTCTGCGGTGATGGATACCATGTAATGGCATCAAGCGGTTTTAAGGATCCCGCTCTGTTGATCAAAAAGATCGAGGAGGGAAAACCCAACCAGTTCCTCTTTTCATTTAACTGTGAAAAGCCCATGATACTTTTTATGGAACGTAACAACTCCATAACAGATAGGGAGAGAAGAGTTTACACAATATTTGCAAATGGCATTCAAACAGCACTTTCAAACGCTTTCACCCTTAAAGAAAAGGAGAAAGCTGAAAAAGAGCTTAAAACTTCATTAAATGAGAAAGAACTGCTTTTAAAGGAGATCCACCACCGCGTTAAAAACAACATGCAGATCATCTCAAGCATGCTCTCGCTCCAGTCCAACTACGTGGAAGGTGAAGCCGTGAACGTTCTAAAGGAGAGCCAGAACCGGGTTAAGTCCATGGCAATAATCCATGAGAAACTCTACCAATCCAACGATCTAACCCATATAAACTTCAAAGAATACATAGAAAGTTTGTTATATTACCTTTCTGATTCTTACACCGGAAATTCTGGGGCTGTAACAATTAAGCTGGGTGTTGAGGAGATCTTTCTCGGAATAGAAACTGCAGTGCCTCTGGGTTTAATAATAAATGAACTGGTATCAAACAGCTTAAAATATGCATTTCCACATGGTGAAGGTGAAATAACTTTAAAACTGCACAGAAGACCTGAAGGGTTCGAACTTCAGATATCAGATAACGGGATTGGAATGCCCGAGGAAATAGATTTCACAACAACAGAGTCCTTGGGTCTGCAGCTTGTATCGGCACTTGTGAATCAGCTTGACGGGACTGTTAAGCTTAAAAGAGAAAATGGAACATGTTACCAGATAAAGTTCAAGGAGCTGAAGTACAAGGACAGGATATGA
- a CDS encoding class I SAM-dependent methyltransferase, translated as MNKSGLYSFYNSVFPHPMEVFKKEISGFDKVLDVGCGDNSPIQYCNIPFSVGLDLFEPYIQRSKEKGIHDQYVKSDIRYANFEPDSFDLVICMDVIEHLTKKEGLILMENMGVWAKKKVIVYTTNGYVSQDEYDSNPLQKHRSGWTVPELRNLGYDIYGMYGWKMLRGHKSQPRYRPHMAFRVLSDITQKITYRIPNYAFGLLSVKELSDAENNH; from the coding sequence ATGAATAAATCAGGTTTGTATTCTTTTTACAATTCAGTCTTCCCCCACCCTATGGAAGTTTTTAAAAAAGAAATTTCAGGGTTTGATAAAGTTTTAGACGTTGGATGTGGAGATAATTCACCAATTCAATATTGCAATATTCCATTTTCTGTTGGATTGGATCTTTTTGAACCCTACATTCAAAGAAGTAAAGAAAAAGGGATACATGACCAGTACGTGAAATCAGATATTAGATACGCCAATTTTGAACCTGATTCTTTTGACTTAGTAATATGTATGGATGTTATTGAGCATTTAACGAAAAAGGAAGGTTTAATATTGATGGAAAATATGGGCGTGTGGGCTAAAAAAAAGGTTATTGTATACACAACCAATGGTTATGTTTCACAGGATGAGTATGACAGCAATCCATTACAGAAACACCGATCTGGATGGACTGTTCCGGAATTAAGGAATCTAGGTTACGACATCTATGGTATGTATGGCTGGAAGATGTTGAGAGGGCATAAAAGTCAACCTAGATACAGGCCACATATGGCGTTTAGGGTACTATCGGATATCACACAAAAAATAACGTACAGAATTCCAAACTATGCCTTTGGTTTGCTATCTGTTAAGGAGCTTAGTGATGCTGAAAACAATCATTAA
- a CDS encoding DUF2206 domain-containing protein, whose protein sequence is MINILQMNDWEIKKFLKVVLTVQIAVLGIILLDLMGHKIPILREVIITLYLLFIPGILLLRIFRIHKLGNIETLLYSVGLSIFSIMFFGFLINMLPALGILKPISVNVLIVAISLFVGFLCILSYVIDKKFSHPDFINSKDIFSPYFLFMCLIPFLAIFGTYLKNFNATNILLMILIILIAFMVIAVAFNKIPKKFYPFLVFIISISLLYHTSLISMQLWGWDIQHEFFLANKVIEYSYWDPSLPYNTNAMLSIVILAPIFSKLTGMDITWVFKLIYPLVFSLVPLGLYRFFQKQTDDKLAFLSVFFLMAIFTFYTEMNQLARQEIAELFLVMLFILMVSSNMKKTKRAILSVIFAISLIVSHYGLSYIYLMSLVMVYIILIFVKSSFFKKIVRKFRPNVDPDSNNWNQTILTSTYVFLFIVFALTWYMYLSSSSIIYKIFNIGNHIASSIFTDFLNPEAAQGAAAITFKTTSLLHEVAKYLNLLFQFSIFIGILALLMGRLKNYRFKKEYVVFAMVNFIILIISIVVPYFASALNITRLYHITLFLLAPFSVIGGIILIRFFLTKISNKSWTKDRDIQLKIIYMGVVVLFLFYSGFIYEISGDNPTSFSLSNIDYPVFNDQEVQGLQWLSTNREHGYVYADGYRLSLLSRSFTVSESKDIPQNFSQLKTDSYIFLGNYNTKTGTILIRNKNTTTKNDFYMDYSSLANTKSQIYTNGNVTIYY, encoded by the coding sequence TTGATTAACATACTCCAAATGAATGACTGGGAAATAAAGAAGTTTCTCAAAGTTGTATTAACTGTACAAATCGCAGTACTGGGAATAATATTGTTAGATTTAATGGGACATAAAATTCCTATCCTAAGGGAAGTTATAATCACTTTATACTTGTTATTTATACCTGGAATTCTTCTTCTCAGGATTTTCCGGATACATAAACTTGGAAACATTGAAACATTACTGTACTCTGTGGGATTAAGTATTTTTAGCATCATGTTTTTTGGATTTTTAATTAACATGTTGCCTGCTCTTGGAATTCTTAAACCTATATCAGTAAATGTGTTAATAGTTGCCATCAGTTTATTTGTGGGTTTTTTATGTATCTTAAGTTATGTCATCGATAAGAAATTCTCTCATCCGGATTTTATCAATTCAAAAGACATATTCTCTCCTTATTTTTTATTTATGTGTTTAATTCCTTTCTTAGCAATTTTTGGAACGTATTTGAAGAATTTTAATGCTACAAACATTCTTTTAATGATTTTAATAATTTTAATAGCATTCATGGTGATTGCAGTTGCTTTTAACAAAATTCCGAAGAAATTTTATCCTTTCCTTGTTTTTATCATCTCAATTTCCCTTTTATACCATACTTCCCTGATTTCAATGCAGTTATGGGGTTGGGACATTCAACATGAGTTTTTCCTGGCAAATAAAGTTATTGAATATTCTTACTGGGATCCTTCCCTGCCCTACAATACAAATGCAATGTTGAGTATTGTAATATTAGCTCCGATATTCTCTAAATTAACCGGTATGGACATTACATGGGTTTTCAAACTGATTTATCCTTTGGTATTTTCTCTGGTGCCTCTAGGGTTATACCGGTTTTTCCAGAAACAGACTGATGATAAACTTGCTTTTTTATCTGTTTTCTTTTTAATGGCAATATTCACATTTTATACCGAGATGAACCAACTTGCACGGCAGGAAATTGCAGAATTATTCCTGGTAATGTTGTTCATTTTAATGGTATCGTCGAACATGAAGAAAACAAAGAGGGCTATCCTATCTGTAATATTCGCAATTTCACTAATTGTTTCCCATTATGGACTTTCATACATCTATTTAATGAGTTTGGTCATGGTTTACATCATCCTGATCTTTGTTAAAAGTTCTTTTTTTAAAAAAATTGTCAGAAAGTTTAGACCGAACGTTGATCCCGATTCTAATAATTGGAATCAAACGATATTAACTTCAACATATGTTTTTTTATTTATTGTCTTTGCTTTAACCTGGTACATGTACCTTTCAAGTTCATCTATCATTTATAAAATTTTTAACATAGGAAATCACATAGCCAGCAGTATTTTCACAGATTTTTTAAATCCTGAAGCTGCTCAGGGTGCAGCAGCCATAACATTTAAAACAACGTCTTTATTGCATGAAGTAGCAAAGTATCTCAACTTACTTTTTCAATTTTCAATTTTTATCGGAATTCTGGCACTTTTAATGGGAAGACTGAAAAATTACAGATTTAAAAAAGAATATGTGGTATTTGCTATGGTTAACTTTATCATTTTAATAATAAGCATTGTCGTGCCTTACTTTGCAAGTGCATTAAATATAACCCGATTGTATCACATTACGCTCTTTTTACTGGCACCATTTTCTGTAATAGGTGGTATTATACTCATTAGATTCTTTTTAACAAAAATATCCAATAAATCATGGACAAAAGACCGTGATATCCAATTAAAAATAATATATATGGGTGTTGTTGTTTTATTCTTATTCTATTCAGGTTTTATTTATGAAATTAGTGGTGATAACCCCACTTCATTCTCTTTGAGTAATATTGATTATCCTGTTTTCAATGATCAGGAAGTTCAAGGATTACAATGGCTTTCAACCAACAGGGAACATGGCTATGTCTACGCCGATGGATATAGACTATCTCTTTTAAGTAGATCTTTTACAGTATCAGAGTCCAAAGATATTCCTCAGAACTTTTCCCAATTAAAAACAGATTCTTATATATTCTTGGGTAATTACAATACAAAAACAGGCACTATACTTATTCGTAATAAGAATACAACTACAAAAAATGATTTTTATATGGATTACAGTTCTCTTGCCAACACGAAAAGCCAAATTTATACCAATGGAAATGTGACTATTTATTATTAA
- a CDS encoding DUF6677 family protein, translated as MRIVMTPALAALASFVIPGLGQMLSGKFKRGLIFLVPVTILYLLYYKFPIVGLVIFVLVIYATYDAYKITKAKESLTTS; from the coding sequence ATGAGGATAGTGATGACCCCAGCGTTAGCAGCATTGGCTTCTTTTGTAATTCCCGGACTAGGTCAGATGCTTTCTGGTAAATTCAAGAGAGGTTTAATATTCCTGGTTCCTGTAACAATACTTTATTTATTATACTACAAGTTCCCAATAGTCGGTCTTGTAATCTTTGTGCTGGTTATATACGCAACGTACGACGCATACAAGATCACCAAAGCAAAAGAATCCTTAACAACGTCTTAA